The Streptomyces sp. JB150 genomic interval GACGGGAAGGCCTCCTTCGACGGGACGACCGTGCGGTTCCGGTGGTTCTGGACCGGGGCGTCGTCGGCGAAGTGGAAGGCCGGCGACCAGAGTTTCCCCGTCACGGAGCTGGGGGGCGTCGAGTGGCGCTCCCCCGAGCTGTTCGAGGGGTATCTGCGGCTGCTGCGGCGGGTCGGGTGCGGTCAGGACCAGCCCGCGCAGGCCGACCAGGATCCGGCGGCGGTGGTGTTCGGGCTGGGGTACGGGCCCGTGCACGAGTCGTTGCCGTTCGCGGCGGCGGTGCTGGCGGCGGTGCGGGCGCAGGGGCCGGTGCCCGCGGTGGCCGTGGCGCACCGGCGCCGCGACCCCGCGGACATCGCCGAGCGGATCCGGCACCTCGGGGAGCTGCATCAGGCCGGGCTGGTCACCGACGAGGAGTTCTGCGTGAAGAAGGCGGAGCTGCTCGCCGAGCTGTGAGCGGCCGCCGGGGGCCGGGCGGGTTCACTCCCGTCCCGCGGACGTGAACGCCATGTCCGCGTACCGGTCGCCCGCCACCAGGGAGGCGAGCGGTTCCAGGACGGCCAGGTCCTCTTCCGTGAGGGTGAGGCGGGCCGCCGCGGTGTTCTCGTCCACCCGGCCGGGCTTGCTGGTGCCCGGCAGGGGGATCACCGGGAGGCCGTGGACCGTCTGCCGGTGGTGGACCCAGGCCAGGGCGACCTGGCCGGGGGTGGCGTCGCGGCGGGCGGCG includes:
- a CDS encoding DUF4429 domain-containing protein — translated: MSRMGDVLAGFHAAWEFESDSVLIRYERGIRTPKLFQALGERRVPLAALQGVTLTPGKRGTVVLRAEVRPGADPVLEAADGQLKENGDPYRLVLPAEQEMLAEYYADELRARLTESGPADRFLVAAPGAPLSFKAYDGKASFDGTTVRFRWFWTGASSAKWKAGDQSFPVTELGGVEWRSPELFEGYLRLLRRVGCGQDQPAQADQDPAAVVFGLGYGPVHESLPFAAAVLAAVRAQGPVPAVAVAHRRRDPADIAERIRHLGELHQAGLVTDEEFCVKKAELLAEL